A genomic stretch from Leptotrichia sp. HSP-536 includes:
- the pdxS gene encoding pyridoxal 5'-phosphate synthase lyase subunit PdxS codes for MENERYELNKNLAQMLKGGVIMDVSTPEQARIAEAAGAAAVMALERIPADIRAVGGVSRMSDPKMIKSIQEVVSIPVMAKVRIGHFVEAQILEAIEIDYIDESEVLSPADDKFHVDKKKFKVPFVCGAKDLGEALRRIAEGASMIRTKGEPGTGDVVQAVRHMRMMNQEIRRIQNMREDELYFTAKELQVPFELVKYVHENGKLPVVNFAAGGVATPADAALMMQLGAEGVFVGSGIFKSGDPVKRAQAIVKAVTNYNDPKVLAEISEDLGEAMVGINENEIQLLMAERGK; via the coding sequence ATGGAAAATGAAAGATACGAATTAAACAAAAATTTAGCACAAATGTTAAAAGGTGGAGTTATAATGGATGTTTCTACTCCTGAACAAGCAAGAATAGCTGAAGCGGCAGGTGCTGCTGCGGTTATGGCACTTGAAAGAATTCCAGCGGACATTAGAGCTGTAGGCGGAGTTTCGAGAATGAGTGATCCTAAAATGATTAAAAGTATTCAGGAAGTTGTGTCAATTCCTGTAATGGCAAAAGTTAGAATTGGACATTTTGTGGAAGCGCAGATTTTGGAAGCAATAGAAATTGACTATATAGATGAAAGTGAAGTTTTATCACCTGCTGATGATAAATTTCATGTAGATAAGAAAAAATTTAAAGTTCCTTTTGTGTGTGGAGCAAAAGATTTGGGAGAAGCTCTTAGAAGAATAGCTGAAGGGGCTTCAATGATAAGAACTAAAGGTGAACCGGGAACAGGAGATGTTGTACAGGCGGTACGGCATATGAGAATGATGAATCAAGAAATAAGAAGAATTCAAAATATGAGAGAAGATGAGCTTTATTTTACAGCCAAAGAATTACAAGTTCCTTTTGAATTAGTAAAATACGTTCATGAAAATGGGAAATTGCCAGTAGTAAATTTTGCAGCGGGTGGTGTTGCTACTCCTGCAGATGCGGCATTAATGATGCAGCTTGGGGCTGAAGGTGTATTTGTTGGATCAGGAATATTCAAATCTGGAGATCCTGTAAAAAGAGCTCAGGCAATAGTTAAAGCTGTTACTAACTATAATGATCCAAAAGTGTTAGCTGAAATTTCAGAAGATTTAGGAGAAGCTATGGTTGGAATTAATGAGAATGA
- a CDS encoding GNAT family N-acetyltransferase, which yields MENIVDELTLIHNENFENKVENKYFSEMILNGQYEIYCLFNFGEENNKIIKLKKESNVDNEKVINLRKNNNTEKKILGYIVFYGTIENTDIFEIAIKKEYQGQSFGEKLLKESMEDIVKKNINGNFSKNKFMLEVNEKNVKALKLYEKIGFERISIRKNYYGKNENAMIMMKII from the coding sequence ATGGAAAATATTGTGGATGAATTGACATTGATTCATAATGAAAACTTTGAAAATAAAGTTGAAAATAAATATTTTTCTGAAATGATTTTGAATGGGCAGTATGAAATATACTGCTTATTTAATTTTGGAGAAGAAAATAATAAGATAATAAAGTTAAAAAAAGAATCAAATGTTGATAATGAAAAAGTGATAAATCTGAGAAAAAATAATAATACTGAAAAAAAAATCTTGGGATATATTGTATTTTATGGTACAATAGAGAACACGGATATTTTCGAGATAGCAATAAAAAAAGAATATCAAGGGCAAAGTTTTGGTGAAAAATTACTAAAGGAAAGTATGGAAGATATTGTAAAGAAAAATATAAATGGAAATTTTTCTAAAAATAAATTTATGCTTGAAGTAAATGAAAAAAATGTAAAGGCACTAAAACTTTATGAAAAAATTGGATTTGAAAGAATATCAATTAGAAAAAATTATTATGGAAAAAATGAAAATGCAATGATAATGATGAAAATCATATAA
- a CDS encoding DEAD/DEAH box helicase, whose translation MRQNSISLELRKQITPSIFSIGQEYYNKKLGNLTALFADGNFMTVEGEYHENNLCKTSITVEQKKGEFVEANCDCNFFKNNRQNCCKHVVTLGMMADKSEKIIKVIGTDDMEMMFEDDFEEDNKKLIEEKKEEEKINAKKLEKEISKDSNKSKSRQRLKVKEEYLEKSLNKINNNSESNEAEKLLKNGKKAKNINIEFEAVDGNNKNTEKDNEIKIETDSQNLQNFNKNDEKILENTENIGQKIDEIYNFHLESENIETEERQEMRLEVEIDEGNYSDYKYGYDYNQENNVPDYILRIKTGFKKTYYVKDILKFIEAVVKEREYEITSKITYNPKTCFFSDIDQEIIFAIYEYSKEIQSVMDSGIKDKKGLKVYEMLLNKLLLAMKEGKSLLLLGEQKQIMNTYEPLFVIENDKVEIRNIEKISENCPFYTLGNDTTKVFKMDENEEKFFRKFDTLDMELFNHLSTEDNQKLKEILKYENINVAKYIEEDGCIDIFVSETDEKEIVKINLSNTVCAVKKGNEYFIPRKNAQLFEDLKKLVESYSFVNMGTEGIYSVNYEGLSKISEYIDNKYSEKVKIHLENKIKNARNIDVHVAIKKVENNFLNVSFDIEGIKTEDVEIVMEAIKNEQKYITLSSGELVKIANKSIEELVGITDSISNLKVGENKISKIKALQLAQISKNIQEELVKMEEFKDLFHKIKNREEIEPNNISVNLFPYQKLGFNWLKNMYDIGFGGILADDMGLGKTLQTISLLNEIYQENRNFSALIIVPSSLLYNWKEEIIKFTGISPTLIEGTAAQRKEIISRKSKGFMITTYQALRNDIEEYKNREFDVVVLDEAQNIKTTTSQIKKAVMKINSKVNFALTGTPVENNILELWSIFDFVIPGYLDNLTKFKKTYKEAIVNPNSSKIHNLREIIAPFLLRRTKKEVLTELPDKIESNMVVTLSNEQKQLYMSYIKQAKKEMKKFDKNENNRMKILAILTKLRQICNSPTLFKEDYKGEVAKLEVLRDLLPDITENGHRLLIFSQFVGTLKEIEKELVNMGIEYFYIDGSVKSKERVDICNKFNAGERQVVLISLKAGGTGLNLVGADVVIHYDPWWNIAVENQASDRAYRIGQKKSVQVIKLVTEGTIEEKIIKIQESKRQLSENLLESKDGEKVLFEMSDKELMELLS comes from the coding sequence ATGAGACAAAATAGTATTTCATTGGAACTAAGAAAACAAATAACACCAAGTATTTTTTCAATTGGGCAGGAGTATTATAATAAAAAATTAGGAAATTTGACAGCACTTTTTGCCGATGGAAATTTTATGACTGTGGAAGGTGAATATCACGAAAATAATTTATGTAAAACTTCAATCACAGTGGAACAGAAAAAAGGAGAATTTGTAGAAGCAAACTGTGATTGTAATTTTTTTAAGAATAATAGACAAAATTGCTGTAAACATGTTGTAACGTTGGGAATGATGGCTGACAAGTCGGAGAAAATTATAAAAGTTATCGGAACAGACGATATGGAAATGATGTTTGAAGACGATTTTGAAGAAGATAATAAAAAATTGATTGAAGAAAAAAAAGAAGAAGAAAAAATTAACGCAAAAAAACTTGAAAAAGAAATTTCAAAAGATTCAAATAAAAGTAAATCAAGACAAAGATTAAAAGTTAAAGAAGAATATCTTGAAAAAAGCTTGAATAAAATAAATAATAATTCTGAAAGTAATGAAGCAGAAAAGCTTTTAAAAAATGGAAAAAAAGCTAAAAATATAAATATTGAATTTGAAGCTGTTGATGGAAATAATAAAAATACTGAAAAAGATAATGAAATAAAGATAGAAACAGATTCTCAGAATTTACAGAATTTTAATAAAAATGATGAAAAAATATTGGAAAATACCGAAAATATTGGTCAGAAAATTGATGAAATTTATAATTTCCATTTGGAAAGTGAAAATATCGAAACTGAAGAGCGACAGGAAATGCGTCTGGAAGTGGAAATTGATGAAGGAAATTACAGCGATTATAAATACGGTTATGACTATAATCAGGAAAATAACGTTCCAGATTATATTTTGCGGATAAAAACTGGATTTAAGAAAACATATTATGTAAAAGATATTTTGAAATTTATTGAAGCGGTTGTGAAGGAAAGAGAATATGAAATAACTTCAAAAATTACATACAATCCAAAAACTTGCTTTTTCAGCGATATTGACCAAGAAATCATTTTTGCAATTTATGAATACAGTAAAGAAATTCAAAGTGTAATGGATAGCGGAATTAAGGACAAAAAAGGACTGAAAGTCTATGAAATGCTTTTAAATAAATTACTGCTAGCTATGAAAGAAGGAAAAAGCCTGTTGCTGCTTGGAGAACAGAAACAGATAATGAATACATATGAACCGTTATTTGTAATTGAAAATGATAAAGTAGAAATTAGAAATATTGAAAAAATTTCAGAAAACTGTCCATTTTACACTCTTGGAAATGATACGACAAAAGTTTTTAAAATGGATGAAAATGAAGAAAAATTTTTTAGAAAATTTGATACGCTTGATATGGAGTTATTTAATCATTTGTCAACAGAAGATAATCAGAAATTAAAAGAAATTTTGAAATATGAAAATATTAATGTTGCCAAATATATTGAAGAAGATGGATGTATTGATATTTTTGTATCAGAAACTGATGAGAAGGAAATTGTAAAAATTAATTTGTCAAATACAGTTTGTGCAGTAAAAAAAGGCAATGAATATTTTATTCCGAGAAAAAATGCACAATTGTTTGAAGACTTGAAAAAACTTGTGGAAAGCTATTCGTTTGTAAATATGGGGACAGAAGGGATTTACAGCGTTAATTATGAAGGACTGAGTAAAATTTCTGAATATATTGACAATAAATATTCTGAAAAAGTCAAAATCCATTTGGAAAATAAAATAAAAAATGCTAGAAATATAGATGTTCACGTTGCAATAAAAAAAGTGGAAAATAATTTTTTAAATGTCAGCTTTGATATTGAGGGGATAAAGACTGAAGATGTGGAAATTGTGATGGAAGCAATTAAAAATGAGCAGAAATACATAACGCTTTCGAGCGGAGAACTTGTGAAAATTGCCAATAAAAGTATTGAAGAATTAGTTGGAATTACAGATTCTATTTCCAATTTGAAAGTTGGAGAAAATAAAATTTCTAAAATAAAGGCTCTACAGCTTGCTCAAATTTCCAAAAATATTCAGGAAGAGCTTGTAAAAATGGAAGAATTTAAAGACTTGTTTCATAAAATAAAAAATCGTGAAGAAATCGAGCCGAATAATATAAGTGTAAACTTATTTCCGTATCAGAAATTAGGATTTAACTGGTTAAAAAATATGTATGACATTGGTTTTGGAGGAATTCTTGCCGATGACATGGGGCTTGGTAAGACTTTACAGACAATTTCGCTTTTGAATGAAATTTATCAGGAAAATAGAAATTTTTCTGCATTAATTATTGTTCCAAGTTCGCTATTGTACAACTGGAAGGAAGAAATTATTAAGTTTACGGGAATAAGTCCGACTCTGATTGAAGGAACGGCGGCTCAAAGGAAAGAAATTATTTCAAGAAAGTCAAAAGGCTTTATGATAACTACTTACCAGGCTTTAAGAAATGATATAGAAGAATATAAAAACAGAGAATTTGACGTAGTTGTACTTGATGAAGCTCAAAATATTAAGACAACAACTTCGCAGATAAAGAAAGCTGTTATGAAAATTAATAGCAAGGTAAATTTTGCATTGACAGGAACACCTGTAGAAAACAATATTCTGGAATTATGGTCAATTTTTGATTTTGTAATACCTGGATATTTGGACAATTTGACAAAATTCAAAAAAACTTATAAGGAAGCAATTGTAAATCCAAATTCTTCCAAAATACATAACTTACGTGAAATTATTGCTCCATTTCTATTGAGAAGAACAAAGAAGGAAGTTCTGACTGAACTGCCTGACAAAATCGAATCAAATATGGTCGTAACTCTTAGCAATGAGCAGAAACAGCTTTATATGTCGTATATAAAACAAGCTAAAAAAGAAATGAAGAAATTTGATAAAAATGAAAACAACCGTATGAAAATACTGGCTATTTTGACAAAACTTCGTCAAATCTGTAATTCCCCTACTTTGTTCAAAGAAGATTATAAAGGGGAAGTGGCAAAGCTGGAAGTGTTACGTGATTTATTGCCAGATATTACTGAAAATGGACATAGACTATTGATATTCTCACAATTTGTAGGAACTTTAAAAGAAATTGAAAAAGAGCTTGTAAATATGGGAATTGAGTATTTTTATATTGATGGAAGTGTAAAATCAAAGGAAAGAGTTGATATTTGTAACAAATTTAACGCTGGGGAACGGCAAGTTGTATTGATTTCGCTAAAAGCAGGTGGAACTGGGCTAAATCTTGTTGGAGCGGATGTTGTAATTCATTATGATCCATGGTGGAATATCGCTGTGGAAAATCAGGCGAGTGACAGGGCATATAGAATTGGACAGAAAAAAAGTGTACAAGTTATAAAACTTGTGACAGAAGGTACAATTGAGGAAAAAATTATAAAAATTCAGGAAAGTAAGCGTCAATTGAGTGAAAATCTGTTGGAAAGCAAAGATGGGGAAAAAGTACTATTTGAGATGAGTGATAAAGAATTGATGGAATTATTGAGTTAA